A stretch of the Malus sylvestris chromosome 10, drMalSylv7.2, whole genome shotgun sequence genome encodes the following:
- the LOC126585138 gene encoding uncharacterized protein LOC126585138, producing the protein MVQFHHICFLSLLITLAAGFLPGTHAVDYSVTNTARGTPGGIRFNNEIGADYGRQTLISTTDFIWSLFQQKTTDDRKSVSKVTLIVENITGVAYTINNEIHVSASYIAGYSGNVKSEITGVLYHESTHVWQWNGNDRAPGGLIEGIADYVRLKAGYAPGHWVKPGQGDRWDQGYDVTARFLDYLNSLKNGFVAEMNKKLRSDYSADYFVDLLGKNVDQLWREYKAKYAGN; encoded by the coding sequence ATGGTTCAATTTCACCATATTTGTTTCCTCTCCTTGCTCATAACACTAGCAGCAGGCTTCCTTCCTGGCACCCATGCAGTCGACTACAGCGTCACAAATACCGCCAGAGGAACCCCCGGCGGAATCCGCTTCAACAATGAAATCGGTGCAGACTACGGCAGGCAAACCCTAATCTCCACGACGGACTTCATATGGAGCTTGTTCCAGCAAAAAACAACCGATGACAGAAAGAGTGTCTCCAAGGTCACCCTAATCGTTGAAAACATCACCGGGGTCGCGTACACCATCAACAACGAGATCCACGTCAGCGCCAGCTACATAGCTGGTTACTCCGGCAATGTGAAGAGTGAGATCACCGGTGTGCTTTACCATGAGTCAACGCACGTCTGGCAATGGAATGGGAACGATCGAGCCCCGGGGGGGCTGATTGAGGGTATAGCTGATTACGTGAGGTTGAAGGCCGGGTACGCGCCAGGTCACTGGGTTAAGCCCGGGCAGGGGGATAGATGGGACCAGGGGTACGATGTCACTGCTAGGTTTCTGGACTATTTGAATAGTTTGAAAAATGGGTTTGTTGCTGAAATGAATAAGAAATTGAGGAGTGATTATAGTgctgattattttgttgatttgcTGGGGAAGAATGTTGATCAGCTTTGGAGAGAGTACAAGGCCAAGTATGCAGGAAACTAA